One Larus michahellis chromosome 11, bLarMic1.1, whole genome shotgun sequence genomic region harbors:
- the LOC141749765 gene encoding glutamate dehydrogenase, mitochondrial-like, with protein MLGAVRRRLGPGAAMVVPGWCRGTAGLARGSPDAPGLLAMVEAFYGRAAAAVEAEAGAQWGGLPWVRGLLETIRRCSCVLEVAFPLRRDSGTWEVVRGWRAQHSQHRLPCKGGVRFSSSIGVDEVKALAALMTYKCAVVDVPFGGAMAGVRIDPRKYSEHELEKITRHFTVEMSKKGFIGPGIDVLAPDVSTGEREMSWIADTYTHTLGYRDINAQACVTGKPISQGGILGRHSATGRGVLHGIENYITNTDYMDCIGLSPGFLGKTFVLQGFGKVGLHTMKYLHEYGARCICVGETDGAIYNPRGIDPKELQDYEQGHGTIVGFPKAEPYDGSILEVPCDILIPAAIEKQLTRENAPRVQAKIIAEAANGPTTPAAHEIFLQRNILVIPDVYVNAGGVTVSFFEWLKNLNHVSYGRLSFKYERESSYYLLQSVQHSLEQWFGKARGEIPIIPSPEFQARVTGASEKDIVYSGLAYTMEQSAKQIMTMAARYNLGLDQRTAAYLCALEKVFTVYNEAGFTY; from the exons ATGTTGGGAGCAGTGAGGAGGCGGCTGGGCCCCGGCGCCGCCATGGTGGTGCCGGGGTGGTGCCGGGGCACAGCCGGCCTGGCGAGGGGCAGCCCCGACGCCCCGGGGCTGCTGGCCATGGTGGAGGCCTTCTacgggcgggcggccgccgcggTGGAGGCGGAGGCTGGGGCCCAGTGGGGCGGGCTGCCCTGGGTGCGCGGGCTGCTGGAGACCATCCGTCGCTGCAGCTGTGTCCTGGAGGTGGCCTTCCCCCTGCGCAGGGACAGCGGCACCTGGGAGGTGGTGCGGGGCTGGCGggcccagcacagccagcaccgCCTGCCCTGCAAAGGGG gGGTTCGTTTCAGCAGCTCAATCGGCGTTGATGAAGTAAAAGCCCTGGCTGCATTAATGACATACAAATGCGCCGTAGTGG ATGTTCCTTTTGGTGGTGCCATGGCAGGTGTGAGGATCGATCCAAGGAAATACTCG GAACATGAGCTGGAGAAAATAACGAGGCATTTTACTGTAGAGATGTCCAAGAAGGGGTTTATAG GGCCTGGGATTGACGTGCTGGCCCCTGATGTCAGTACTGGGGAGCGGGAGATGTCCTGGATAGCTGATACCTACACCCACACACTGGGGTACCGG GACATCAACGCCCAGGCGTGTGTGACAGGAAAGCCCATCAGCCAGGGAGGCATCCTCGGGCGACACTCAGCCACTGGGCGCGGGGTCCTGCATGGCATTGAGAACTACATCACCAACACAGACTACATGGACTGCATCGGCCTGAGCCCCGGCTTCCTCGGCAAGACCTTTGTGCTGCAG GGCTTTGGCAAAGTGGGGCTGCACACCATGAAGTACCTCCATGAGTATGGAGCCCGCTGCATCTGTGTTGGGGAGACAGACGGAGCCATTTACAATCCCAGGGGGATCGACCCCAAGGAGCTACAAGACTACGAGCAG GGCCATGGCACCATAGTTGGCTTCCCAAAGGCAGAGCCCTATGATGGCAGCATCCTGGAGGTGCCCTGTGACATCCTCATCCCTGCCGCTATTGAGAAGCAGCTCACGAGGGAGAATGCACCCCGGGTGCAAGCAAAG ATCATTGCAGAAGCTGCCAACGGCCCCACTACACCAGCAGCACACGAGATATTCCTGCAAAGAAACATCCTAGTTATCCCG GACGTGTATGTGAATGCAGGTGGTGTGACTGTGTCCTTCTTCGAGTGGCTGAAGAACCTGAACCACGTAAGCTACGGCCGCCTCAGCTTCAAGTATGAGCGGGAATCCAGCTACTACCTCCTGCAGTCAGTGCAGCACAGCCTGGAGCAGTGGTTTGGCAAGGCCAGAGGGGAGATCCCCATCATCCCATCCCCAGAGTTCCAGGCCCGAGTGACT gGTGCCTCAGAGAAGGACATCGTGTATTCGGGATTGGCCTACACCATGGAGCAGTCAGCCAAG CAAATTATGACCATGGCTGCAAGGTACAACCTGGGCCTGGACCAGAGAACCGCTGCCTACCTGTGCGCTCTGGAGAAGGTGTTCACCGTGTACAACGAGGCCGGCTTCACCTACTGA